The genomic interval GGTGCAAGTGAGCCAGTGAAACAGAGAAGTCTGAAGATCAGAGGAAAAAGCTCAATATCAAACAGGAATAAGTGACCAAGAAACTAGACATTACCTCAGGATCAGGGGAAGGAGAACCAAGCAATGAGATGAGACCTGCCTTTTCTCATGAGACACCAAACAAGGGTCTTATGAACCAGTTTATACTAGCCTCCTGATGATGAGGACCTGAAACAACTAAGAGAAAACACATGATCCCTCTTCCCCCACTGTCCAAGGCCACAAAAGTCTCCTTCAATTCCATACTCTCTTTTGGGAAGAAGATATGAAGGTCATTGACCAAAGCAAAGTCTACATATGCCATACACTCCAAAATGTCAACTGGAAAGCTATTGCCTCCAACAGGAAAGAGCCTCAGGAACAAgattagaataattaaaataataactaaacaACATTTTTGCTTTCTTAAAGATATGTGTTTCAATTTGTGCCCTCCATTTCCACTAATACAAGTTCAATCAGATACATTGGTATTTCCATCTCTGTTGAGTTGCTTCATAGAAACTAGATCATATAAAATGACTGAGCAAATGCAGATAATCCTGAGATAAAAGTAAATTTTGCTCACTTTTCACCAAGACATTAGTTGGTATcttattataaattttacatataataaCTGACTGAGAttatcaaagaagaagaaaagagagaaaaaggaagcagccaggggagaaaaggagaaggagtgaaagaaaaaaacttttgaaacttTCCAGTGTGTCAAGTACTATGCTATTGCCTTAATGTACTCTTTACATACTTCCcacagaaattttaatttaaaactcattgTTATAATTTCATGAACAAGATGAGATCAGACATTTGTCCACCTTACACTGTGGACCTGTAAATATGAAAATGTTGCCAAGTTATGTGGCAATGGAAAGGGTTTAGGATGGGAGAGAGTGTTGATTCTAGTGTAGTAATGGTGTTTACTACACCATAGTGTACAtagaattacaaaataaaagagtATGCAAGTTATACATGAAAACATACAGACATTAATTCAGCAGAGAATGGGGAGATGGTAAAAAAGACTATTTGAtccttattttataataaacatgTTCACAAGAAAATCATTAAGATTTTCAAAGAGTGTTCCTCACACATCTGAATCCAAAGCCTCCTTGATGCCATGACTCACCCTTCTCTGTCACTCAGAGCCTATATCCCTGATGTGAAAAAGAAACATCCAGAGCAGGAAAAGGGCATATTATACAAACTCAGATGACACAGGTCCTAAACTAACCCCCAGAGTTAAATGGTCCTCTGGATAATCTTTCATTGCAATGGAAACTGCCTTATCATATGGCTGACCTATCTGCTGCTGGAAGGTGGAGGTGGTCTCATTATCACAGGCAAACTCAATGAGATGATTACTTAGGAATGGCTTAATggaattcatacacacacacacacacacacacgtattcaCTGAAAATTCTCAAAGATGTATCAAGGAGTTGGACACATTTCATGCACACAAAGAGCCTGCAAATTCTCTTCACACTCAACTCAAACCATCTTGGATGCTATTTTTCAACTCTCACTGCTTCAGCACAACCAAAATTTCACTGTGAATCTTGGGCACTCTACTTTCCTTCTCACCTCCAATCTTGTCCACCTCAtcctttcttctctgatttattcCCAATCCTTTCTcagagaaacaattttaaattctTCAGGTTCCTCCTTTTATAATcttcacacattaaaaaaagcaTCAAAGACCAAGGCCAACAGGCAAAGCAAAATTCTCTTAAATGCAGAGAAAATTGTTGTGAACACCATAACTTACATTTTGTTCCTGTAATGTAAACACAAACACAGAACTTTGCATTTAATTTCAAATAGTTCACAGACCCCCTAAGCATTCTTGACCCCAAATTCTGAACACCAGAAACTCATTTCTCAGTCACAAAAGTGCTTAGAAGAAACCTATATAAGACAGCAAGTCACAGTATGAGGGGGCTGAGAGAAGACCAATATCCAGAGgacaagaaagaaacaagaaaaccaaaaacCTGGACCCAAAGGATAGAAATCTGGGGTAAAGGTAATATAGAATCAAGGTCCCacattaggaaaatgaaagtcCTAAGTTGTCAAATATGATTTCTGAAATTTCATGGAGACCAGCAATTCCTATTTACACAGTTCCAACCCTGCTCTAACCAGGTTCTGCTCAAAACTGAACTCTCCAGTGTCACTGCACCAACAACAAATACCAGTTGAACCCAATGTTTTCAGGGGGTATGTGAACACTAACCTGCAGGGGAGAATGGGTCTAGAACatgttcactcctcagcaccacaacatgaataaaaataaagtaaaaattttataaacatcTGGGAAATTACCAAAATTGAAGAATGatttagggctgaggttgtggctcagaattagagtgcttgcctagcctgcatgagatactgggttcaatactcagcactacacaaaaaataaaataaaggtgttgtgtccacctacaactaaaaaaaaaatgtttaggaaaaataaaaaatgattaaaagacaGGGATGTGAGGTGAGTTCTGTGGTCCAATCTCAAGGAGAAGTCTCTGTGGTCTTCCAGTACAAGTTACAatcatttttctctccatttaggAGAATTTTGCTTTCCTGTTGTGCTTGGCTTTTGGTTAATTTGGGCAGGGGACAGATTAATGTGTGATGATTAGGAAAGGGAAAAACAtgagaaattaaaagtatttgcTGGGAGGGGTGGGAAACAAATTAGAGAAGAGAGAACAGGAAAACCCATCCCATCCTGGGTGGAGGCCACTGATACAGAAGGGCAGAGGAGGATCCTGGAGGAAGCAAGGGCAAGGAAACATCAGAGTCACGTACCTGCATACAGGGGGGCCTTCCTCCAGGCTGAAAGGGAACACACAGTGGTGAGACCACAGCTAAAACAAGCCTGCTCAGCATGAATGTACCTGTCCTGGCCTCCCCTCCATTCTAAAGATGAGACTACCCACAGGAGGAGAGAGCCAGAAAGGAGATGGCCTCGTGCAGTATGCAGGAACCACGGGGTGTTGTGGGAAATGCCCTGGACCACAGATCAAGACGGCTGCTTTACAGGCCAACTTCTACCACTGTCCCTCTGCTTTCTCTCCATCAGAAAACTGTCTCAAAACTCATAAAAATCCATACTCTGTCTATATTTATTCAGTTTTGATGCTAAGGATAAAAATTATACTCTGCATGGAAATATTtgagagaataaaatataaatcattccACAATTGTCAGAAGTCATTATTATATCCAGGCTTTTTCTGGCAAAGATATATTTGGGAGAGGGGTGGGGATGTATCCCATGGTAGaggccttgcctagcatgcaggaggcaccaGGTTCACAATTCGGcaccacaaatgaaaaaaataaaataaaaatttaaaaagacattagggaggggctggggatgtggctcaagcggtagcgcgctcgcctggcatgcgtgcggcccgggttcgatcctcagcaccacataccaacaaagatgttgtgtccgccgagaactaaaaaataaatattaaaaattctctctctctctctctcctctctcactctctcttaaaaataaataaataaataaataaaataaaaaagtcattctttaaaaaaaaaaaaaaaaaagacattagggAAATTaccaaaaatgaagaataatttaAAGACAGGAATGTGAGGTGAGTTCTGGGGTAAAACTGCCCAACTTTTAACAGGCGAAATATTTCTAGAGAATAAGAACCATTATTTCAGGAAGTACTTGGTTCACTCTATCACATtccctgtgggaagccattctaacacgtgattgGGCGGCTCCCGTTAAGGGCCTGAGGCGCTTTGGCTGTGTCGAAGCTttccctttcctgatgagagagcccatccgtgtgggggtgtgcctgaccactgaccccggggacccaatcactgaccctgaccttggagtgcagccccccctcaaccttcattggatggaattctcccctaaATCTCTTGTTCCCTAATAAAAGGCTAGTCCCCAgagtgctctcgctctctctcctgctagccctgagtaatccctgctgccctgctgggcagcTTAGAAGAGCGAACCAGAGGGGAGCCatctcggacctagcaatagaaataaggtaactgagtcttgtgttttatttcgatctcttctaactaactttatgcctagaacctcattaatgaaaccactgcACAGGCCGCGTGGTAGAATTCCCACCTGTGGTGAGCAGCCCACTTGGATTAGCACCTTTGGGAGCTGCAGAAAACATAATCCCTAAATGGTGATTTGTTGGGAGATGAACAGAAGGTTACACTCCTAAACTTAATGACTCCATTTCTGTATATGGATCATTTAATGATATCTTAGTATCTGCCTTTAAGCTTCTAGTGTAGACCAAAAGCTAGATTCATCGAAGGCTAAAAAACAATATTCTCACAGATGTCCCACAACGGTGATGGGAATGGGGTTCCCCtgggtggaatgggctggctgaaaTATAAAAGCTAAGTAAAATGAAATGACGAAAAACACCACAggacacataaaatattttcagaaagaggGAACAGGATGGGCTAGCTGAGCATACAAATGGAGCTTCTATACTAAAAAGGCAAAATGGAGCAAATGCTTGAATTTTTTATAATGGGgaacatcaaaggccttccatagaatgttcttcaacAAAAAAGTTATAGGTGGGCTGTCTGGTTCCCAATGGGTTACACCCATCCCCAGAGCTACTATGAGGAATCTTCCTAGGAGGGCTGAGATAAAGGTCATGTGCCTTGTGCAACCAGTTGCATGGAAGAGCCAAGAATAATTCCCAAGTTTAAATCTAAAACCTCCCTGGCTGCCATACCTAGAGAAGACCTCAAGTAATTCATGGATGGCTTTCTGCACAATATAATGGCAAGCCAGGGTTGAAATAAGATGCAGAATATATAACAGATGAGGGGTCACCATCACACACAAGTTTCCAAGTGCTAAGTAGGAAACAGCAGCCCAGATCTAGGAAAGCTCAGGGAGCAGTGTTCTGGCTTCCACTAGCTTCCAATTAGCCTCCCAGGGATAGGGACCCACATGTCTGTGCTTAGATAGAGACAAGAAAAGGGGACACCAGGTCACAGGCAGGATAAGAAAACAAAGGATACCAGGAGAGTCACTTACCAGACAGATAAGCAGCTTTCCTCTCACCTAAAAAACAACATAGGAATTAGGGAAAGTAAGAACTAGAAAGTCTGCTACCAATGAATCACAGAAAATTCAGCAGGAGAAAAGAACTTACTGAGATCTGCCTGGAGTccatctgaaagaaaatgaaaaacagtgtGAACGCCCATCCCCTAGAAAAGAAAAGTCTGTGTGCCTGGAAaacccaagaaaaaaattttgatactAGATACTAGAATTTCTACCTACACACCCACCCAAAACCATCAGACTCTAGCTCTCCTCTATGATCTCCTCACTCACCTCCTCTAGGCCCAGGACCCCAGATCTCCCTAGAGAGCTGGACCCAAGACTCTGGCCCCCGTCAGCTGTCCAACAAACCACAAGGTCTGCACTTGCTCCTTTCGGTCTTACCAATGGCCTTCAGCACCAATTTCTTTCTCTGCTGTTCATCCTTCTTAAGCCACTGCAGAAGCTCCTTTCTTTGCCTCACCTGCATCCTTCTGGAATGTACTTTTCTGATTAAATAGCTAGGCACCAAGAGTAGGAGCCCCAGCAGGGTCAGGACCACAGCAAATGCTGGCTTCCAGGGAGAAGCCTGAGGGAAGAAGGGCTCTGTGGCCCAGGCAGACAGAGGTCAGGGGCACACCCAGGAGAGCCAGCACACTCAGAGAGGCCAGCCCTCCCCACAGCTCTGCTGGGAGTGGGAAGCAGCACTGACCTGGGATGTAAATAGCCATGGCCTTCTCCTGGCCCAGGACAGGGTTGAGGACAGAGCAGGTTACATTCCCCACAGAACTGTCTCTCACCACCAGAGTGGCCTCCACACTGAACAGCTCCTCAGTGTCTTGGGTGTGGGCCTCAGAAAGCGCTGGAAACTTGTTTCCCCTGAGGTCTCTCCACTGCACCTGGGGCTTTGGGAACCATCCTGAGGCTTTGCACACCACACGCACTCCATCCTCTTCTGGCCCTTCTATGTGCACTTGGGGGTCAGAGCCCATCCCTGTGGGAAGGAAGCTGTGGAGCCCCAGGAGGCCACCTTGGGCCCTGGGTCCTCAGTGTTGCCAAGATATTATACAACATCAGGGGGAAGGTTTTCATGTTCAATTCTGGGAGTTCTATGGGAAGAGGGAATAAAAGGAAGGAGCACAGGGACCCACACAGGGCAGTGGGTTCTTCTCCCAaatagtgaggcccaaagcaaacAGGAAGTATTTGGTCCCAAGACTCCCTCCTTGAATCTCCAGTCTTCTCACCTCACACACTCTCCTGGGATATCTGTCTCTCTAGGTATATCACATCCAAAATTGTATTCAGTGACCACCTTTTCTCCTGAATTCTCTTCCCCTCCATCCATGTCCCCATGAGTTATCTTTACCAGGTTTCCTCACATACACTTCAAACTTAAAACTCCACAACTGAATTAATAAATTTGCACCACTTGTaattaaatgattattaaaataacCCTTCTTTATAGTCAATTCTCCCACTTCCACACACTTTTTACTGCCTTTACCTTCTGCCTCAGGGCCCAGGCATGGGATTCAAATTGTCAGTGAGAAATTAGCTAATGTGATtagtgcagaggtttgaaaaGCACTTGCACCTTGGTTTTACCCTCTGCCATTTCCACAGGAGGACAATCCTGGGCTGCCCAGTGGAGGATGGACTCATGTAACATTGCCTGGTCAACCTGCTACAGATGCCCTAGGTCAGCCACATGACCACCTGAAATGTGAGCACACCCAACTAAGGTGCACCTGGTGACATTTTCAGCTGacttaagaacaaataaaaattacaagtaAAAAGCTTAATTCTCCCTGTTGAATAAAAGAGGATTCtccactttttcttctagcatttgcTTTGAGAAACTGCAATTACAAATAGGTACTTTCTCCTCTTTTGAAATGTTTATACATGATTTTGAAAACTGGCTAGGATTTTGCCAGCTTTGTATCTCAGGAATGTCTTTTTCAAGGACCTGGGAACCATTTCATTGAAATGTAAACATCAGGGAAGATGGCAACCCTTTGCCCCTTTTCTGTGGAAAGATAGGAGCCTAACTTATGTGGGCATCTTGCTCTAAGTTGTAAAACTACCTCCTGTCATAAAGCtagagaagtttatttttcttccagataAAGCCTATTAGATGAACCAGATGGTCTCCCAGACTACCAGGTAAATTTAGGATGAGTTATGTAGAACAAATACTGCTTTGAGCTCTCTTAGTTGAGAATTACTTATTGTTCATCTTGAAAACAAGTATACAAGATATTATATATGCTTGGctataaaaagaaagatgaaattccTTTCTGGTTGTATATTCCCTTTGCAAAAGCACCattatatgtatcatattttggTTTGATACTTATTCAGAAATAATGTGTTTTCTCATAGCATGGGagattttgcttttaattatgtTTCTGAAACATGACCAAAGATGTATAAGTAAACCCAGGTGATTATTAGCCAAGTTCAGGCCCAACTAATTGAACTCCCTCAGTGCCTGAATTAAATACATTCTTATTGCCAGATACACTTGATATTGTGGCTATTTGTTACACAACATTATTACAGCAGTAGAACTGACACATAATTATCAATAGTcttgccaagaaaaaaaatagttcaaataaaattctggaagtctctcaaattttctctttccctttcaaaCTTTGTGCCCACAAATCTACTCAGTTGACTCTAGTTTCTAAACCTGTCtgacccctcctcccccaccccactgccaTGCCTCAGGTCAGGCACTCATTCTCTCCAAATCATAACTGCACTCCAGGCCTCCTCCTTGCTCACCTCTAATCCTCCCATTCACAGCTGCCAACATGAGCATTCCCAGCATGGCTCTGTTTAGGATTCCCCCTACTCTGCACCCAAACTCCATAACACAGCACACAAGACATTTACTGCCTTCCTCTCCAATACTTCTCCCCAAACTCCATCATCTGAAACCCTCAGGGCCCTCACACTCAACCCCAAGAACTATCTGATCAAATGCAAGTAGCCATAATCACCATGTTGTATGCCCTCTGCCTTTTGACTTTCCAGCCCATCAACATCCAGGGCTCTTGTACCAGCCCAGGTGTGCACTCCTAATGACCTCATCCTGACACCTGTGAGTGGTGTTAATACAGGACAATCTTTTTATTCCATATTGCCACTTCTTACCATCTGACCCCTCATCCCGCCTACCAACCATGATGGCCTCATTATACCCAGAATAATCAACCATACCTCTAACTCAAAGGTTTCATACCAGGTGCTACCTCTGCATGAAATTATGACCTCCCAGATATCCACCTGGCTAAATACCTACTTTCTTTGTGTCTTGCTCACACTGTCAATAAGACTCTGCCTGAACTTCTATGTAACACTGCAGCCTGCCCTAAATTCTcaccacatcctgagccctttaCCTAGTTCTACTTGGTCTTTTTTCTCAAGTACTTATCACCTTATAACATCTTgcactgaattatttttatgatttttcttcctttgatttaAGAAGGTGACCTCCTCAAGGCTTGGATCTCTGTTACATTGAATGTCTCTGGTGCACAGAACAAGTCCCCACATATTTTAGATGCTCCATAGACAGTGATTGTAttgaatcaatgaataaatgaatgagccattttttcctctatttcacCTATAAAATATGAGGGTAAATTAGATGGCACCTAATATTCCCACCAAATCCAGTACTCCCAAGGTCTCCAGAATAGAGGTCAAGTAACTAACCCACCACCTTCAGTTCCAAATCAGCCTCTTCAGAGAAGCCTCCATGTCTGAAGAAGCAGATGTACATTCCATTGTCAAAAACCTGGACATTGTGGATGCGCACTGCAGCCTGCCCCTGGGTGAGGAACTTGCTCACCAGTGAGGTCCGCCCTCTATAATCAGCCATCTGCTCTTCAGTCTGTTCCCATTGGTTCCAGTAGATGAACACTgcttggagaatgtggtgcagaaccACCTCAGTTCCTTGTTCTCTGCATTCATGGCTGGGACTAGGGAACAGGGCAGTATGGCTTCCTCACCCAGCACTGCCACAATGGGGTGTTCAGGGCCAATAACCTGGAACTGCTCTGTGGACACAGATATGGGGGATAAAGCTAGAGAAACACAGACCAAAAAACAGAGAACAACACCATCAGGTGGGAAGGCCAGGAAAGCTGGGGCAGGGGCCAGATGAGATGACCCCTGAGGTTTGATGGATTTGGGAGAGATTATCTGACCATTATGATGTGGCCCAGAAATGATGCCAAAGACATTCCCTCATTGGCCTATGCTCCTAGTCCCAGGCCCTTGCATGAAGAAATCTCTAATTCAGTGGTTCTCAAGCTTTTATGCATCTTATGGGTGGAAGAGGAGGAGTCAGACTGGTTTAGAAACCCAATTCAACTGAATAGACTTATAGAGCACACATTACTGGACCCCATTCCCTGAGTACCTAATTCAGTAGATCTGGGGTGGGTCAATGAATGTGCATTTACAACAAACTCCAAGGGTGGTCTGGGGAGCACTCTTTGAGAACAACAGCTCTAACCTGGTCTGTCCCAGTACAAATGTGAAAACTGACAAAGAGCACACCTGACCAGCACTCTGGACACTCAGCCACACCCAGAAAATCCCCCTCTTccactttctacattttttacTTCAGTACATATTTTTCTCC from Ictidomys tridecemlineatus isolate mIctTri1 chromosome 8, mIctTri1.hap1, whole genome shotgun sequence carries:
- the LOC101976594 gene encoding LOW QUALITY PROTEIN: butyrophilin subfamily 3 member A2-like (The sequence of the model RefSeq protein was modified relative to this genomic sequence to represent the inferred CDS: inserted 1 base in 1 codon) → MGREATALSPISVSTEQFQVIGPEHPIVAVLGEEAILPCSLVPAMNAENKELRWFCTTFSXAVFIYWNQWEQTEEQMADYRGRTSLVSKFLTQGQAAVRIHNVQVFDNGMYICFFRHGGFSEEADLELKVVGMGSDPQVHIEGPEEDGVRVVCKASGWFPKPQVQWRDLRGNKFPALSEAHTQDTEELFSVEATLVVRDSSVGNVTCSVLNPVLGQEKAMAIYIPEPFFPQASPWKPAFAVVLTLLGLLLLVPSYLIRKVHSRRMQVRQRKELLQWLKKDEQQRKKLVLKAIDGLQADLSERKAAYLSAWRKAPLYAGPVTLDPDSAAHRLSVSHERMGLISICPFLYCDEKCSVLGLEGITSGRWSWEVEIKNGPFSKWTLGVCRKDSKRTDSYMELPDMGFWVMGKSNRIYFARTYPVTQLFLRQNLCRVGVFLDYSEGDVSFYNIIDGSLIFSFPPASFSGSLFPYFMFMYGYVSMTICSMESGSEGLPIPLKNSYPLEDTLSTPRKGFSSNWDVDSAPPEAESPLLP